In Pyrus communis chromosome 8, drPyrComm1.1, whole genome shotgun sequence, one genomic interval encodes:
- the LOC137741288 gene encoding transcription repressor OFP12-like, protein MANTLGRNLNLCFTKIRRPPMGTTLDDDAHSRPLPTATASTSTSTSTSPTSMIKNFNSLYDDQSTLFDSTNTTSKSLSSSLLSTSDDYTDTDSPTPDFATAFASRRFFFSSPGRSNSIVDQSSFAATSSLSKTSASEPEDRTLFINHSVAIPTFSPDPYRDFRRSMQEMVEARERTPDSEDVKKKSNWEFLHELLLCYLALNPKSTHKFIIGAFADLLVSLMPSPAGGSRIELEPEFTAGVCEISRCI, encoded by the coding sequence ATGGCGAACACATTGGGAAGAAACCTAAATCTCTGCTTCACAAAGATCCGACGGCCACCAATGGGTACAACCCTAGATGACGACGCTCACAGCCGTCCATTACCAACCGCCACCGCATCCACATCCACATCCACATCCACGTCACCAACGTCCATGATTAAAAACTTTAACTCCCTCTACGACGACCAGTCCACGTTGTTCGACTCCACCAACACCACCTCAAAATCCCTCAGCTCCTCCCTCCTCTCCACCTCCGACGACTACACGGACACAGACTCCCCCACCCCCGACTTTGCCACTGCCTTCGCCTCCCGacgcttcttcttctcctctccCGGCCGATCCAACTCCATCGTTGACCAATCGTCATTCGCCGCCACGTCATCCTTGTCCAAAACATCAGCCTCCGAGCCCGAAGACCGCACGCTCTTCATCAACCACAGCGTGGCGATCCCCACATTCTCCCCGGATCCCTACCGCGACTTCCGTCGGTCCATGCAGGAGATGGTGGAGGCGCGTGAGAGAACGCCAGACTCGGAGGACGTGAAGAAGAAATCCAACTGGGAGTTTTTGCATGAGCTCCTCCTGTGCTATCTTGCACTGAACCCTAAGAGCACCCACAAGTTTATTATCGGCGCTTTCGCTGATCTTCTTGTCAGCCTCATGCCGTCTCCCGCCGGAGGCTCCCGCATTGAATTAGAACCGGAGTTCACGGCCGGCGTTTGTGAGATTTCACGGTGCATCTAG
- the LOC137741534 gene encoding late embryogenesis abundant protein D-34-like has protein sequence MSQEQPQRHRPDQSTVEEPIKYGEVFNVSGELADRPVAPRHAATAQAAENLVLGENMRGGPAAVMQSAARHNERFGLVGHRDATKVAREKGVAVTDETINPDGNRVVTEKVAGQVVAQYVEPPVPVASPGEALDRNAITIGEALEASALSAGDKPIEQSHAAAIQTAEMKATGCNEIALGGVAAVAQYAASVNLRDVNTTKLGDVLEDATQKLPADKPVTREDARAMIGVEIRNSPNMATTPGGVAESLAATARLNQNWE, from the exons ATGAGCCAGGAACAGCCACAAAGACACCGACCGGACCAGTCCACGGTTGAGGAACCCATCAAATACGGAGAAGTCTTCAATGTCTCCGGCGAATTAGCCGACAGGCCCGTCGCACCCCGCCACGCTGCCACTGCCCAAGCTGCTGAAAACCTAGTGCTTGGAGAGAATATGAGGGGTGGACCAGCTGCTGTCATGCAGTCGGCAGCTAGACACAACGAGCGCTTTGGCCTTGTTGGCCACCGCGACGCCACTAAAGTCGCCCGAGAGAAAGGCGTCGCCGTTACTGATGAAACAATTAATCCCGACGGCAACCGGGTTGTCACTGAAAAAGTTGCTGGACag GTTGTGGCACAATATGTTGAGCCACCGGTGCCAGTGGCATCTCCAGGAGAAGCGCTTGATCGAAATGCAATTACAATTGGTGAAGCGCTGGAGGCCAGTGCTCTGTCAGCAGGAGACAAACCGATTGAACAAAGTCACGCCGCTGCAATACAGACGGCTGAAATGAAAGCCACTGGATGCAACGAGATAGCACTCGGCGGTGTGGCGGCTGTAGCTCAGTATGCAGCTTCTGTTAACCTGCGCGACGTCAATACAACGAAACTTGGTGATGTGTTAGAG GATGCAACTCAGAAGTTGCCTGCGGACAAACCTGTGACTAGAGAGGATGCAAGGGCGATGATAGGAGTGGAGATACGGAACAGTCCGAATATGGCCACTACTCCAGGCGGAGTTGCTGAATCGCTCGCGGCAACGGCTAGGCTTAACCAGAACTGGGAATAA
- the LOC137741841 gene encoding uncharacterized protein, protein MKKKVHPSPKKRNTLYDVVASSSMPPRKLRRLPHVFASVLELPFHSNADVSVQETSDSFIFSVAMPVHVTTPTTTRQVIGNRVAVRAHTVEIYPGVTKTVIRKTEGGDLWRLDGEVVDDLDLWRYRLPASARPELARATCTREELVVTVPKDHVHDRYDSNKQGVEEEVLGEENGR, encoded by the coding sequence ATGAAGAAAAAAGTCCACCCCTCCCCCAAAAAGCGCAACACGTTATACGACGTCGTAGCATCTTCTTCCATGCCGCCGAGGAAGCTCCGGAGACTCCCCCACGTGTTCGCCAGCGTCCTCGAGCTCCCCTTCCACTCAAACGCCGACGTTTCCGTCCAAGAAACCTCCGACTCATTCATTTTCTCAGTCGCCATGCCCGTGCATGTGACCACGCCCACCACCACCCGACAAGTTATTGGCAACCGCGTTGCTGTCCGAGCCCACACGGTAGAGATTTATCCCGGGGTGACAAAGACTGTGATAAGGAAAACGGAAGGTGGTGATTTGTGGAGGTTGGACGGAGAAGTAGTGGACGATCTTGATCTCTGGAGGTATCGGCTGCCGGCATCGGCGAGACCGGAGTTGGCCAGGGCCACGTGTACTAGGGAAGAGCTGGTTGTGACAGTTCCAAAGGACCATGTTCATGATCGTTATGATAGTAATAAGCAAGGTGTAGAAGAAGAGGTTTTGGGTGAAGAAAATGGGAGGTAA
- the LOC137741642 gene encoding uncharacterized protein, with product METLLVVAQHKNQYYGQGKPHGPGRVGPSPSKDFRGINCRTFQSGSGILPTPSKACSTPVSKQGACSGSPPRFLTTPSPNKIHTSSPVSQSDSRTLIRSTPIAINVNNSKKGKHFNGSFSFSELWAGPAYSNSPPPSSLPIPKFSIRPKRTVSLELPKSPADIEMHHPIAKSTPASPTREHGGSSARDLFHNADSATKTLRRILNLDVDDE from the coding sequence ATGGAGACTCTTCTGGTTGTGGCGCAGCATAAGAACCAGTACTATGGCCAGGGGAAGCCACACGGGCCGGGCCGAGTCGGCCCGTCGCCGTCCAAGGACTTCCGAGGGATCAATTGCCGGACTTTCCAATCCGGGTCAGGTATACTCCCAACCCCATCCAAGGCTTGCTCTACTCCTGTATCCAAACAGGGAGCATGCTCTGGTTCTCCTCCTAGGTTTTTAACTACACCTAGTCCAAACAAGATACATACATCTAGTCCAGTTTCACAGTCTGATAGCAGAACATTGATTAGAAGCACCCCAATTGCTATCAATGTCAACAACTCGAAGAAAGGCAAGCACTTCAATGGAAGTTTTTCATTTTCTGAGCTCTGGGCCGGTCCGGCTTACTCGAACTCTCCCCCACCGAGTTCGTTGCCAATCCCCAAGTTTTCAATCCGACCCAAGAGAACCGTGTCGCTCGAATTGCCCAAGTCGCCCGCTGATATCGAAATGCACCACCCAATTGCCAAGTCTACACCTGCATCCCCAACTAGGGAGCATGGTGGGTCTTCTGCTAGAGATCTCTTTCACAATGCTGACTCCGCGACCAAGACTCTGCGTCGCATTCTGAATCTCGATGTTGACGATGAATGA